One genomic segment of Hordeum vulgare subsp. vulgare chromosome 2H, MorexV3_pseudomolecules_assembly, whole genome shotgun sequence includes these proteins:
- the LOC123426297 gene encoding probable LRR receptor-like serine/threonine-protein kinase At2g16250, which yields MPHCRLLLAAVALLGAVAAAVAQQPLASPSDLAGLYSLRASLGLRAREWPARADPCTAWAGVTCRAGRVVGVSVAGFRRTRLASRVPAFAVDGLRNLTALELFNASGFPLPGKVPAWFSRGLPPPLAVLDLRYAAVNGTLPADLGSSGNLTRLLLSGNSLSGQVPETLLSVKGLRVLDLSTNNFTGELPSVSLGAGDVAASLFNISGNSLYGVATHAIGALKTRFRLVDVSSNYLDGNWNGSDATVDVSVNCFSGVSGQRRRVDCEDFYRREGVRLVDFPVPTPLPQPSPEKRPGISKNVLIGVLAAAAALMVMFLVALLFCLTRRRQRGGGRGVETNEEGARSMRRRDSSVNPVASSPVAVSPSADATPKDAIAVFGELTYEQLVHATGGFGDDNLLKYGHSGDIYHGVLENGAHVIVKKIGVKSINKVSSELDFYSRYSHERIVPLLGHLANNDEEFLSYKYMPKADLTNALHKKPVDTDEDLHSLDWITRLKIATGVAEAMCFLHDECSPPFVHRDIQASSVLLDDKFEVRLGSMSNICAQQSAGSQNVFSRILRSSKSLDKNTSGPPATCSYDVYCFGKVILELVTGNFGVSGSNDACSEEWLANTTNRISTSDKDSIANIIDPLLVVDEDHLEEVWAVAIVAKTCLNPKPSRRPSARYVLKALENPLRVVRAGSRSNSARLRSSSSRSSWQSAFLQGNRYQSYEVMSPSGRMLDRRSSVRSHISGGEASSSFKRSLREIAPDPQVLDEDVAV from the exons ATGCCgcactgccgcctcctcctggcCGCCGTGGCCCTTCTGGGGGCAGTGGCGGCCGCCGTGGCGCAGCAGCCGCTCGCGTCGCCGTCGGACCTGGCGGGGCTCTACAGCCTGCGGGCGTCGCTGGGTTTGCGGGCGCGGGAGTGGCCCGCGAGGGCCGACCCGTGCACGGCCTGGGCGGGGGTCACGTGCCGCGCCGGCCGCGTCGTGGGCGTCAGCGTCGCGGGGTTCCGCCGCACCCGCCTCGCGAGCCGCGTGCCGGCGTTCGCGGTCGACGGGCTGCGGAACCTCACAGCGCTCGAGCTCTTCAACGCATCCGGGTTCCCGCTCCCCGGCAAGGTGCCCGCGTGGTTCAGCCGCGGCCTCCCGCCGCCGCTCGCTGTGCTCGACCTCCGCTACGCCGCAGTCAATGGCACGCTCCCCGCCGATCTCGGCTCATCGGGGAACCTGACTAGGCTGCTCCTCTCCGGGAACAGCCTCTCGGGCCAGGTCCCGGAAACGCTGCTCTCCGTCAAAGGCCTTCGCGTTCTTGACCTCTCCACCAACAATTTCACCGGGGAGCTACCCAGCGTCTCGCTCGGCGCCGGTGATGTAGCGGCATCCTTGTTTAACATTTCAGGGAATTCTCTGTATGGTGTGGCCACTCATGCCATTGGGGCACTCAAGACGAGATTCCGGCTGGTGGACGTGTCAAGCAACTACCTCGATGGAAATTGGAATGGATCCGATGCAACGGTGGATGTCAGCGTGAATTGCTTCTCTGGTGTCTCTGGTCAGCGCCGCCGTGTTGATTGTGAGGACTTCTATAGGAGGGAAGGGGTAAGGCTTGTTGATTTTCCAGTGCCCACTCCTTTGCCTCAGCCATCACCGGAGAAGAGGCCTGGGATCTCCAAAAATGTACTTATTGGGGTTCTAGCAGCCGCGGCAGCATTGATGGTTATGTTTTTGGTTGCATTGCTTTTCTGCTTGACGAGGAGGAGAcaaagaggaggtgggagaggGGTGGAAACAAATGAGGAAGGTGCACGCAGCATGCGTAGGAGGGACAGCAGCGTAAATCCTGTGGCATCATCACCGGTAGCAGTGTCCCCGAGCGCCGATGCTACTCCTAAGGACGCGATTGCTGTTTTTGGTGAGTTGACCTATGAGCAGTTGGTCCATGCCACCGGGGGCTTTGGTGACGACAACCTCCTCAAGTATGGGCATTCAGGGGATATTTACCATGGTGTGTTGGAGAATGGCGCACACGTCATCGTGAAGAAGATTGGTGTAAAGAGTATCAACAAAGTCTCAAGCGAATTGGACTTCTATTCGAGGTACTCACATGAGAGGATTGTTCCGTTGCTCGGCCATCTGGCCAACAATGATGAAGAATTTCTGTCCTACAAGTATATGCCAAAGGCGGACTTGACCAATGCATTGCACAAGAAACCTGTGGACACTGATGAAGACTTGCACTCATTGGATTGGATAACTAGACTGAAGATCGCCACTGGTGTAGCCGAGGCCATGTGCTTCCTTCATGACGAGTGCAGCCCACCATTCGTTCACAG AGATATCCAAGCAAGCAGTGTGCTTCTTGATGATAAATTTGAAGTGCGACTCGGAAGTATGAGTAACATATGCGCTCAGCAAAGTGCAGGAAGCCAGAACGTTTTCTCTCGGATCTTGAGATCATCAAA GTCCCTTGACAAGAACACATCAG GCCCACCAGCAACTTGTTCATACGATGTTTACTGCTTTGGGAAGGTGATCCTTGAGCTAGTAACAGGCAATTTTGGTGTAAGTGGATCAAATGATGCTTGCTCTGAGGAGTGGTTGGCAAACACAACAAATCGCATCAGTACCAGTGACAAGGATAGCATTGCAAATATCATCGATCCTTTACTTGTCGTTGATGAGGACCATCTTGAAGAAGTTTGGGCAGTGGCGATCGTCGCAAAGACGTGTCTAAACCCAAAGCCGTCAAGGCGTCCCTCTGCTCGCTACGTCTTGAAAGCCCTGGAGAATCCGCTGAGGGTGGTCCGAGCGGGCTCCCGGTCCAACTCAGCAAGGCTCAGGAGCTCATCATCCCGGAGCTCATGGCAGTCTGCTTTTCTCCAGGGCAATCGTTACCAGAGCTACGAAGTCATGTCACCGTCAGGGCGAATGCTTGATCGCAGAAGctcagttaggtcacatattagcGGGGGAGAAGCTTCCTCGTCCTTCAAGAGATCTTTGCGGGAGATTGCTCCGGACCCGCAAGTGCTGGACGAAGATGTCGCTGTGTAG